One region of Arcobacter sp. CECT 8983 genomic DNA includes:
- a CDS encoding Fic family protein has translation MKKLNELTLKQREELFRQLRISITHHSNAMEGTTLSYGETKELLELGHTAGHKPLGEQLVILGFAKAYDVIVREATNKENVIDSSFIKDIHAIMFEDALKVAPQYVSKPIGAYRLDERYIKGVDIKLSLPHMISNDIENLLYRFQSNQMSLLNISEFHILFERIHPFADGNGRVGRLIMAYQAIQNNIVPPLIENEHRDGYLQAINDKDDLCEFLDRSISKSLKLIDL, from the coding sequence ATGAAAAAACTAAACGAACTAACACTAAAACAAAGAGAAGAACTTTTTAGACAATTAAGAATATCAATCACACACCACTCAAACGCAATGGAAGGAACAACATTATCGTACGGTGAAACGAAAGAGTTATTAGAGCTTGGTCACACTGCAGGACATAAACCATTAGGTGAACAGCTTGTAATCTTAGGTTTTGCAAAAGCTTATGATGTCATAGTTCGTGAAGCTACAAATAAAGAAAATGTTATTGACAGTAGCTTTATAAAAGATATACATGCCATTATGTTTGAGGATGCTTTAAAAGTAGCACCTCAATATGTATCTAAACCAATAGGAGCATATAGATTAGATGAGCGATACATCAAAGGTGTAGATATAAAATTATCTTTACCACATATGATTTCAAACGATATTGAAAATTTATTATATAGATTTCAAAGTAATCAAATGAGTTTGCTAAATATATCAGAGTTCCATATATTATTTGAAAGAATCCATCCATTTGCAGATGGAAATGGAAGAGTAGGACGATTGATAATGGCATATCAAGCTATACAAAATAATATAGTTCCGCCACTTATTGAAAATGAACATAGAGATGGTTATCTACAAGCGATAAATGATAAAGATGATTTGTGTGAGTTTTTAGATAGAAGCATCTCTAAAAGCTTAAAATTGATAGATTTATAA